The segment ATTAAAGATGGAAGAGGACCTTCGAGTTTATTATTCCCTAACACTATCATTTCTAGTGATTTGGATTGGAATTGTTTGATGTGTCCACTGAATTGATTTTGAGAGAGAGAGATTTCCATTAAGGAGGAAGCAACATACAACCATGACGGAAGTTTTCCATTTAGTAAATTGTTAGATAAGTCTAAAGATATTAGATTAGGGAAAGCAGCTTTTTCATCTAGAATGGGACCTTTTAAAGAATTTTCAGCTATTCTCAAATGTTGAAGCTGTGTCAGGTTTAGAATTGACAATGGAACTTCTCCACTCAATTGGTTCCATGACAAGTCTAAATAAGTGAGTTGCAAGAGGTTCCCCAATGATCTCGAAATTGATCCCTGTAAATTGGAATGAGACAGATCCAAATATTTCAGGACATGTAGGTTGTCAATCGAATCAATCAATTTTGTATAGGACATCCATGACAGATCCAAATGTTCAAGATTACTGCTCTGATTGAAGTTCAGATGATCAAGACTAAGGTTTCGGTTGTATCCTAAGTTGAGCAAATTGAGCTTTGGCAAATGAAGAATGTTACTTGGGAATTTTCCTTGCAAATCACAACCACCAAGACTGAGAGACTTTATAGAAGAGGATAGATTCATGAAAACATTAAGATTAATAGAAGGCATGATAATTCTATCAAGAAAAAGATGTCTCACCTCAGTTAGGTTGTGAACAAGTCCCTCCAAAGTATTTCTGTCAATTGTTAATTGGTCAAAAAAAACATTGTGAGAGAGATCAAGTGAAACCAATTTTGACGAGTGGGAGATTTGGGATGGGACTTTTCTTGCAAATAACGTTTCTGAGATGTTAAAATACACCAGCCTTGTAAACTGACCAAACTCAGAGGGCATCTTGGAATAATTAAAATCATTGTAGGCAATGTTGAGTTTTTGAATATGAGGAAGAAGGAAAAGTGTACTATTGGAAGGGAAGTTGCCATACAACCAACTGCAACTCAAGTCAAGGGCAATAACATGAGCATTTAGGTGATCACAAGTGACCCCATCCCATGAGCAGCAATTTGTACCCTCTTTCCATGAATTTGTCTTAGGATAAGATTTAAGGCCAGCAATATCGTCACAAAGAAAAGAAGTAAACTCTgttttgatgatggaaaatgagttcTTGAAATGGATCAAAGCAGTAGCTTCGTGATGAGAGCACAAGTGCGTTACTGAAGAGGCAAAAAGATGagggaagaagaaaaatagataaaggaagTGATAGGGTGTGGTAAATGAGGCCATGTTATGTTTTCAAATAAGGTTAACATGGTATGAATTATGAGAACCCTATTTATAGGCAGAACAAAACTGATATGAAACTAAGAATTTTAATGGTATAGTCCATTGATAATGAAGAATCTAAGAAATTTTATGGAAATTGTGGATAACCATCATGTTTTTATTTCTGATGGAGAAAAGCTAAGAGTGTGAAGAAGACCAAAACTGTCAATTTCACCCAAACCTAATCTACAAGTCACCACAATGTACAGTAattccacacacacacacacgaaAAGACTAATAATTTTGTCCCCACATATTCAAAGCAGGAAAAGAAGTTCAAAGTTTCAGAGTAAATAACACTTGAATGATTGTATTATAGAAAACACTTCAATGATATATAATCCCTTATCACTTGTCTTCTATATATTCAAAGTTCACTGCTTGAAAATTCAAACCATGTGTATCCTATATATGTTGAACAATAGTATCTAACAAACATATTTTCCACAAGACTAGAAAATTTGTATGCCATTTTCTATTACTTGCAAGAAAACTACCAGGGAAATTGCATTTCTAATTCATCCATAGGCTTTAAATTCAAACAATAAAAACGAAAAAGAAACAGGAAACTTCTAGGAAAGAAATTTTATTACATCAATTTTCCAGTTATTTAATCTTTACCCAATGTTGGTTCTagattaaatttgaaaaaaaaaatgagggcagatatttttatttttgaaaagtaaAGGATTATAACTCAGCCCAATAAAAAAGCCACAATGCAAAGCACACAATAAGCAAGCAGAAAAACCAACAACATTGAAAACAAAAGGCAATAACAGATCATGCACCGCACCAGGCCCAGAAAACCACGTTGCATTATTGTAGTGTCATTTATATTATCAAGTCATGATATCCATATTACTTTCCCACTAATTAATTCAGTTCAATAGACATAATTTGAATTAATGGCCTAAATTTTAAACTTTGAAGAAACATAAGGCAactaaatgaaaattaaaaaccTCCATCACCAGAGCTGCCCGCGCTTGTCTTCGTACATGTCCTCCAAGTAAGCAAGATAATGATTTTCTCCTTTAGAGATCATGAAGATAAAAGATTGAACCTAAACATCAGGAGAATATGTCAGTGGACGTTACATTCAGAAAAAACAGATGATAAAGTACAGCATCCAAAATCCATGCCATCATTCTTTTTCTTAGATGTCAATGCTTACTGCTTCTGAGGTCCCATTGAGGCAAAATGCTGGGAAATGTTTGAGCCTTTTACCACATGTCCATGCAGTGCCTGCTCACACAATATCTGAACTTTGTTCAGTCAAGTTCCTCAAAAGATAGCCCTGCAATATGCAACATATGAATCAGTGTCAGAAAAGGCCAAGGAAAGAGTAAGGAACTGAACTAGTAGAAAATCAAGATAGTATACCATATTATCCAGTGCTTGGGCTTTCCAAGCACTAATCTCAATCATTTCACAATCAGGAAACGTAAAGCTAGCAGCATATCATGTTTAGGTGACTCTGTCACAGAAAGTTCTATAAGAAAATGTAAATTTCAGAGATGTTTGACATGGTGCTTACTTTCCAAGGAAACATGAATTCCAAAGATCAACAACTCTGCCAAGTTTGTCGCTTCAATCAAAAATGGTAAGAACAACAAGACCAGTCAACAATAATCGATAATAACACTTTCTATAACACTAAAAATGACTTGTAGGGATTATAAATTTGAGGGGGAAATGGATGAACGATGGGATCAAGTTACAACTTACAAGCATGTGATAACTAGCAGACATACAAGACCTAGATGTATTATTGAGCTCTTATATAAAAGACAACTGAAGATGCAAAGCTTAATTTTTAAGCTTTTCTGACGCTTGATAAGCATAGTTTTAGTTCAGTTCCCAAGTCTAAACTGCTTTGCTATGGTATTATTTTTATAAGTACATTGAGACCGATGCATGCTATTGCGATTTATCATCTTTGAAGCCAAGAAAATGACAGAATTCAGACCAAAGGTTCGGTTACATACTAGATCGATCTCCCTAAAACTACTGCTTTGAGAGCATGGATGTAAGCCAATCAACAACCTCTCTCCTCAACCTCCATTTGAAACCAGCATGAATTGAATTCTCAGCACCATATACCCTCACAAACTCCTCTGCAACAACATAACATATGCCTAACACTCCTCTGAGAACCGATAACTGCACAGACAGATTACCGCGCTCCTGTGAAATAAACTCCTCCATCCACTCAAAACAATGACCATTTCCAGACATTTTGATATGCAATAAGCAATCTGCTTCACTACTTGTTCACATAGCTAAAAGATGTCCGATGAAACTGGCAAAGGGTTCTTCTAAAATCGTACATTAGCTGCCAAGAAGACAACCACCATACATTCATTCATTCAGTAAACAGCTTCAATATGGAAATAAGCTATTATCTTAAAAATGCTCTTTCTACCACAGAGGAATAAGAACTAGGCATCTCAGAAAACTTGCTAAATTAATGACTTTGCCCACTTCAAAATGAACAAATGATTAACTGCATTAACCCCAAAGAGGTCACCATCAATCTCCAGTTGAACTTTCAAggaataataataaacaatagaAGGAAATTGGGAAAAAGAAAAACTAACCAGAACTCAGTAAAAGCTGATCCGTGAAGATCTGCAATTAGTAAGAGATAAACCCCATGACTAAAGTCCAAGCTTGAAAGAACCAAAAGGGAGCAAATATGGCTATGACTCACTAAACCAAGAGAATCACCAATGAATAAAGGAAAATGGGTACTTTCCTTTAAACCTAAACATACAATATTTAGCCTCGAAACAAGATCCTCTTTGGGAAAAATTCAGGTTTTCACAAAGGGTGAAAGTTAAAGAACTTGTCTTTGTTTTGATGTATGGAACACGAGATAGTGAAGGAAAATAGAGGCGGGGAAATAAGATGGAGTAAATGGTGAAAAAGGAGAGCCTAAAAGAGACATTTTTGAAGGGTAGTTTAGAAGTTGCAGAGGCTTTGGCATACAGCAGCTGATAATGAGAGAAGACAAACCAGAAATGTAAGTAAGACGACGACAAAaataaagttgaaaattttttaagaatTGATGAAATAACATTTTGTAGCTTAGCGAATTGGGACGAAGTCCACTAGTTTGATGCCCATAGAACCATACCTGGCTTTTTCTATTTGGGATAAATTTTTCTCCCACCTAGTccttgaagtttttttttttgcattagtCTTGAAACATTGCACATTTTTTCAATTACATTGCAGATGTTTCAATTTGATACTTAAGCTTGAATTCCATTAAACTTAAAaaagattaatttttttaaaattaaaaaaaataacgaAACTAAATTTCAAGCATGCAAAGTACAAATGAAACAACTGTTTTTATAAAAGATGCGTTGATTCACTCAGATTGGAGTACCCTTAGACAAGCTTATTCTTGTAGAGAAAGAAACTGAATTTTGATTTCATTTGCTGTGGCAAAAATTTTTAGTTTCAACAACATATTGAAAGCCTGCCTACATCTCggcagaaaaaaattacaaattgtTTCATCagacaatttaaatgatgcaaTGCAAAGAGTCATCAATGTATGATCTTTTTATCATAAAATAGCCTTTTTACTGGAAAACTTGATATGTATTGTCTTTCACATTCTTCTATGCTAAATGATCTCCGTAAACTGCAATCATCGACTTTACGTAACCCTTTCGTCAGCGCCGCCAAAGCCGACCTTGTTGTTTCTGTTCTTGAACTCGCCTGTATCATCAAAGGCAATGAGCATTTATCAATGTTATAAAAACAATACACAAATGTATGAAGATACTTCACCTTTGATACTCTTTAGAACGCTCGAGAAACTCTTTTGCGATATCTTTTCTTTCATAGGATTGCAATACTTGTCTGATATCAGCCGGACTATTGCGGGCTACATCTGTGGACAAATCAAAACAAATGGTACTATAATCAACAAACGAATATAGGAAACATAAAATTTGAACAAAGGCACCATGCAGAGGAAAAAGCAACAACATAGACTTACATTCAAGAAATGGAATAAGGTCTAAAAGTGCGGTATCATCTGTCTCGAGCTTATATGGCTTAATAGGGACACAATTTTCTGGTTGAAGGCTAGAATCAAATGCATGAGCACTCACATATAAAATCTTGGCTGGATCCCTGTTTAGCTTTGAAAGATCCTGCCAACAGGAACTATTTGTTAACAATAAGGCCATAGATTAATACACATAGTATTGTAGAAACTAAGGAGGCgaaaaccaaaaacaaaatgtTTTGAAGGGAAGAGATTGACTATAAcatggtaaaagtatcatggaaacCCATATATtaggagtcagattgcattttgcctcCTTCACTCAAAAACTAGACAAATTAGTacctatatattatattaaagagcaaactggtcctttttgttaaaaatttcattcattgcTACTGTTATTGGTGTAGTTGATAGAATAACTAGACAATTGCGCGTGATGTGTCACGTGTACCTCATGCTAGTATACAAGGACCAATTTTTAATTGTAAAAATGGATGGAATTTGTAACAGAAAGACTAGTTTACTTTTTAATCTAACATACAgagactaatttgcccatttttttagtagagggggcaaaatgcaatttgactcctAGTATAGAGGCCTCCACGGTACTTTTACCACTATAACATACTCTATAATGCTTGCCATCCTGATATTTAGTAGCACCCCTTGATAGCCTATATCGTATACAATGGTTAGTGTCCAACCTTTCACAAACAGGATCAACATACTGCACAGTCGAAAACAAACTAATTATGAACTTGCAGGCAACATCAGTTATCATATACTTGTGTATTTAAAATGGTAGCCACAATGAAAAATATCAAATTACCATATTCATCTGGTCAGAATAGACGACAATTTCATAGAATTTTGCTAGATGTTCCAGAAAGGCATCAACTCCAGGTCTTTTGAAGGTACGCCAGCCTCTCTCTCGCTTTGCCAACCAAAAAGGGAAGGTTTTAGATTTCATAAAGGTGAAATGGAAAATAATTTTAAGTCAAATTCTTACCCTCCAGTCTGTATAAAGTAATGTCTCGTTCAGATCTAGGACAAGAGTAAAAACATGCTGTTCTAGAGGATGCAAATCAGGAAGAAGCTTATCTGATGTTGGTTCAGTATATTCCTGAAAATACGAGATAGAATTATAAGAACAAAACAAAAGATAGGCTGTCAGTAATAGAAAACCGGAAACAAGAGAAAAAAGAATGCTTCTCACCAGCAAATGCTCTTCCACTAACCTCCTGAGATCCAAATAAGATTCAAGTGCTTTAGCCGGAACTGAAATGTTACAAGCAAAAAAAACAAGGAATAAATTGGGGTTGAACCAGAACATGTAAATAAATCAATAATTGACCAACATAATAGACAGCAATCAGCACCAATTGAATTTTCTTTTCTGTCTCAATGAATCCATTCATAATAAAGCAGACCAAATTTTCTAAAGGAATATTTTGGTAAAAATACTATGGAGGCCCTTGTACTAAGAGCTGAATTGAATTTTGACCCCTCTACTCAAATAATTGACAAATTAGTACCTATATGttagatcaaaaagtaaattgGTCCATCTATTAAAAACTGTTCAGTTATTCTGTCAACCATGctagtttttaacagtagaaaatgaatgaaatttttaaaagaaaggaccattttgctctttgatctaatgtacaaggactaatttactcattttttagtAGAGGGGATAAAATGCAATCTGACACCTGGTACAGGGGCCTCCATGGTATTTTTACCAGAATATCTCCAAGCACTAGGCAATGCAAACCAAATGCCCGGTTATGCAAATATTGTGCTAGTAATAAGGTTGACATACAGAACAAAGACTTTAGAGATAATTGTAACCATGAACAAACAAAGAAGCAATAAGACATAGAGAAACACAATAAGGTCATCACCTGTCATTGCAGCAGAGTAGAGCAAGCCTCCATATTTCtgaaaaatatatgaaaaaaaaaaagaatcatttCTTTCATATCTAATTTCTTCATAGTATTAGGACAAACTAAAGAATGGATATATCACATTATTAAGACTTAGCTAAGGTACCGCAGATATACATTCAAATAATCAATCATAAAGGATGAACTAGGAGGCCATTGATCAATCAAAATTACACCTAAACAACTAAAATAAATAGAGAAAATCCtttaaaaaatcaatttctaAACAAAATCAAACTCACATCAATAGCAGAAGCATCTTCACTATGAGTATAACTCGCTGCAGCCCGCAATGCCTTTGCTTTATGATCTACTTCCTCACATGAACACTCTGCAAATCATAttaaattctttttttaaaaaaccacttttaatcatataaaaaaacccaaaatcacAAATGATCCGATCTTTTTAAAAGGGGAAAAAGAAACATACTATAAGAGAGATAACCAGCATAGCCAGTAGTTCCAGTAACACCTGCAATGAGTCCGTACTTGACAAAGCTCCAAATTTTCCCTCCCGAAACCTGTGGGGCAACTTCTGGCGCCGGAGGAGGAGGTGTCGACTGATCGGAGAGAATAGATTGTGAAGAAATTATTGTTCCTTTAGAAGGATCCGAAGAAGAAGAAACCACTCCTGAACATAAACCcctttgagaaataatctttgaACTGAAATTATTTGAAATTGTTCCAGATCTAAGAACAATGGAAGACATTTTTATTAGAGtttttgattttctttctttctttttttttttattgatggagattttaaattaattagggtttagggttttagaaatCGAAAGTGAGCGATGAAATCGAAATGTTGAATTTAAGGAGAGTGTTTGGAAGTTGGTGTTGAACTATTCTATCTGAGTCTAGAATGGGGATTGTGAATTCATCGTTTGGTAGTTGACTGTTTTTCTTTTTGGGTAAACTAcagttttagtcacttacatacTGTTAAATTATAGTTTTGTCACTAACTTTTAAAAAGTTATGATATGGTCACAATAATTATCGATTTGTTACGTTTTGGTTACTAAGCCGTTAACAATGTAACAACAAGCTGACTTGGCACGTTATATCATCATTTCGAACGAAAACTTTAAGTCAAATTGGACAAGTAATCCTTATACATTTTCTTTTTGAacactttaatttttttcttttattttctttgttcctttttcttttatttctttatttcttttcttacCTTGTTCTTcacttgtaaaattatcaaatgaAACATCATAAAAGTATGTTTTTGTGAACTTCTCAATTTCCTTTTACTAAATTATTACAATATCTTCGTGTTTTATATTTATGCCATGTTTGACAATCATGATTAGACTCTGAAACTACTTCCGGATCATGGTATCTTCCTTCTCCTAGCAAAAAAGATATCGAAAGAAAGGATACTCACTTCATATGTGCATGTGAACAAGCAATAGGTGTAGCAAATAGAGTTGGTGGCTAGGAATTATGTAAGTGTTGATAGAAGTCAGTATTATTTGAAACTCATGTCTAGATTTACAGTTGCTAACTTAGAGGAGTTTATCGGCCCGATCGCACTCACATAAAAGCAACAAATATAATCAATAATATCAACAGTACAAGCATGACGgtatcaaattataacatagcagCTTACAATGAAACACTTTAGTAAATATTCTAAGGATCGATCTTCCATTGGGATTGGTTAATTGATTAACCCATGTAAAAGGTAATTACTAATTTAATTGACTCAAGAATTatttgtaacggcctaatttttagtggagtcggaaatggtgatttgagatcactaaattcgacaaataagattgaacaagatagtaatttaatatttatgagtcaagtaagaatttagaagaatttgtgaatggtgaaattagtgaattaaaagaatttattaggtcaaacgggtcaaaaatgaggtatcgagacctcaaagttgaaaatcaagctataaatatttttataaatatttatggagtgtcattgagttagtattaaagtttcgttagaaaattttaacgtttggatggctaattaattaaaaaggactaaattgaaaatagcacaaaatttgttaaattgtgagtaaatagcttaagtatttaaaaagatggatttaaggagcaattagacccaaaggttaatggctggacgg is part of the Gossypium arboreum isolate Shixiya-1 chromosome 5, ASM2569848v2, whole genome shotgun sequence genome and harbors:
- the LOC108487216 gene encoding receptor-like protein 7 isoform X1; the encoded protein is MASFTTPYHFLYLFFFFPHLFASSVTHLCSHHEATALIHFKNSFSIIKTEFTSFLCDDIAGLKSYPKTNSWKEGTNCCSWDGVTCDHLNAHVIALDLSCSWLYGNFPSNSTLFLLPHIQKLNIAYNDFNYSKMPSEFGQFTRLVYFNISETLFARKVPSQISHSSKLVSLDLSHNVFFDQLTIDRNTLEGLVHNLTEVRHLFLDRIIMPSINLNVFMNLSSSIKSLSLGGCDLQGKFPSNILHLPKLNLLNLGYNRNLSLDHLNFNQSSNLEHLDLSWMSYTKLIDSIDNLHVLKYLDLSHSNLQGSISRSLGNLLQLTYLDLSWNQLSGEVPLSILNLTQLQHLRIAENSLKGPILDEKAAFPNLISLDLSNNLLNGKLPSWLYVASSLMEISLSQNQFSGHIKQFQSKSLEMIVLGNNKLEGPLPSLIFQFLNLTWLLLYSNNLSGVIEFGMFSNLPNLKYLDLSLNSLSLSSNNVSQFSPFLRGSKKLKTLDLSNNRIERKIPQWLQEVTCDFLSYLNLSHNSLTEVEQLPWKNINILDLSSNLIHGNLPIPSLTVNVFLISNNSLGGEVSSLICNVSALQILDLSHNKLNGTIP
- the LOC108487216 gene encoding receptor-like protein 9DC1 isoform X2: MASFTTPYHFLYLFFFFPHLFASSVTHLCSHHEATALIHFKNSFSIIKTEFTSFLCDDIAGLKSYPKTNSWKEGTNCCSWDGVTCDHLNAHVIALDLSCSWLYGNFPSNSTLFLLPHIQKLNIAYNDFNYSKMPSEFGQFTRLVYFNISETLFARKVPSQISHSSKLVSLDLSHNVFFDQLTIDRNTLEGLVHNLTEVFGNARSWEQQDQ
- the LOC108487586 gene encoding mitochondrial import inner membrane translocase subunit TIM50 — protein: MSSIVLRSGTISNNFSSKIISQRGLCSGVVSSSSDPSKGTIISSQSILSDQSTPPPPAPEVAPQVSGGKIWSFVKYGLIAGVTGTTGYAGYLSYKCSCEEVDHKAKALRAAASYTHSEDASAIDKYGGLLYSAAMTVPAKALESYLDLRRLVEEHLLEYTEPTSDKLLPDLHPLEQHVFTLVLDLNETLLYTDWRRERGWRTFKRPGVDAFLEHLAKFYEIVVYSDQMNMYVDPVCERLDTNHCIRYRLSRGATKYQDGKHYRDLSKLNRDPAKILYVSAHAFDSSLQPENCVPIKPYKLETDDTALLDLIPFLEYVARNSPADIRQVLQSYERKDIAKEFLERSKEYQRRVQEQKQQGRLWRR